One genomic window of Trichomycterus rosablanca isolate fTriRos1 chromosome 1, fTriRos1.hap1, whole genome shotgun sequence includes the following:
- the LOC134324842 gene encoding claspin-like isoform X2 yields the protein MDCLWTWCPIRRRRSSSPAEPETPDTNEAKEKKKGKRKWKNIFSRKRKPKDAGKLLEEALEDKVLQQPEGDEGLELHSSLEDISPGVLEIHADTEAGALKHTSLDETRDDAERPLPVRKLEAEAKGKRKWKNIFSRKRKPKDAGKLLEEALEDKVLQQPLGDEGLELHSSLKDISPGVLEIHADTEAGALKHTSLDETRDDAKKLLPVRELEAVALKYTSLDETRDDAEKLLPVEELEPEAKALKNTSLDETRDDAEKLLPVRELEAEALKYTSLDETRDNVEKLLPVEKLESEAEALKNTSLDETRDDAEKLLPVEELESEAEALKYTSLDETRDDAEKLLSVGELEGEAEALKDLMKTILVESEETKLQNGRDSEADQDDQNEPEETSEELKNRAHDDGENLVGKGDDGGITGEDGRKKKTRRGTRGHGRKINHKKNDNEGSKIINAMNVEDEAEAEVAEIKNVHPDENGDLLNPDQPLVEEFMMKVLANTAETKALEKVVDAQASAHTLNRQVEKKLKRMEKITELLLEAGIEKGAEAEAQMKADEKLKTGCSEASEMTDLVPSVKKNKMRKDDAKNAVKQQKKTRCGTQGRGNQLQKRRQQQQQRRSECCSEASRRPQRLCVQ from the exons ATGGATTGTCTGTGGACCTGGTGTCCGATACGCCGCCGGCGCTCTTCCAGCCCCGCCGAGCCAGAGACGCCCGATACAAACGaggctaaagaaaagaaaaaaggaaagagaaAGTGGAAGAACATCTTCAGCAGGAAGCGTAAGCCGAAAGATGCAGGAAAGCTGCTGGAAGAGGCTCTGGAAGACAAAGTTCTCCAGCAGCCAGAAGGTGATGAGGGTCTGGAGCTACACTCCAGCTTGGAGGACATTTCACCTGGTGTACTGGAGATCCACGCTGACACCGAGGCTGGAGCTCTGAAACACACCAGCCTGGATGAGACCAGGGACGATGCTGAGAGACCCCTGCCTGTCAGAAAGCTCGAAGCTGAAGCTAAAGGAAAGAGAAAGTGGAAGAACATCTTCAGCAGGAAGCGTAAGCCGAAAGATGCAGGAAAGCTGCTGGAAGAGGCTCTGGAAGACAAAGTTCTCCAGCAGCCATTAGGTGATGAGGGTCTGGAGCTACACTCCAGCTTGAAGGACATTTCACCTGGTGTACTGGAGATCCACGCTGATACCGAGGCTGGAGCTCTGAAACACACCAGCCTGGATGAGACCAGGGACGATGCTAAGAAGCTCCTGCCTGTCAGAGAGCTTGAAGCTGTAGCCCTGAAATACACCAGCCTGGATGAGACCAGGGATGATGCTGAGAAGCTCCTGCCTGTGGAGGAGCTTGAACCTGAGGCTAAAGCCCTGAAAAACACCAGCCTGGATGAGACCAGGGACGATGCTGAAAAGCTCCTGCCTGTCAGAGAGCTTGAAGCTGAAGCCCTGAAATACACCAGCCTGGATGAGACCAGGGACAATGTTGAGAAGCTCCTGCCTGTGGAGAAGCTTGAATCTGAGGCTGAAGCCCTGAAAAACACCAGCCTGGATGAGACCAGGGACGATGCTGAGAAGCTCCTGCCTGTGGAGGAGCTTGAGTCTGAGGCTGAAGCCCTAAAATACACCAGCCTGGATGAGACCAGGGACGATGCTGAGAAGCTCCTGTCTGTGGGAGAGCTCGAAGGTGAGGCTGAAGCCCTGAAGGACCTGATGAAGACCATCCTGGTAGAGTCTGAGGAGACCAAACTTCAGAACGGAAGAGACTCTGAAGCTGACCAGGATGACCAGAATGAGCCTGAGGAAACCTCCGAGGAGCTAAAGAACCGAGCTCACG ATGATGGAGAGAATTTAGTCGGCAAAGGTGATGATGGTGGCATCACTGGAGAAGACGGCCGGAAAAAGAAAACCAGGAGAGGAACCCGGGGACACGGCCGGAAAATAAACCACAAAAAAAACGATAATGAag GATCTAAGATAATAAACGCGATGAACGTTGAAGATGAAGCAGAAGCTGAGGTCGCTGAGATCAAGAACGTCCACCCTGATGAGAATGGCGACCTGCTGAATCCTGACCAACCTCTGG TTGAAGAATTCATGATGAAAGTGTTGGCTAACACGGCTGAGACCAAAGCCCTTGAGAAGGTGGTGGATGCTCAAGCCAGTGCTCACACTTTAAACCGGCAGGTGGAGAAGAAACTAAAGAGGATGGAGAAGATAACGGAGCTGCTTCTGG AAGCAGGAATCGAGAAAGGAGCTGAAGCTGAAGCTCAGATGAAAGCCGACGAGAAGCTGAAGACCGGATGCTCAGAGGCTTCAGAAATGACCGACCTCGTACCTTCAG tcAAAAAGAACAAAATGAGGAAGGATGACGCCAAGAACGCAGTGAAACAGCAGAAGAAGACCAGATGTGGCACTCAAGGCCGTGGAAATCAACTACAAAAAAGAcgccaacaacaacaacaaagaaG AAGCGAGTGCTGCAGTGAAGCTTCACGTCGACCTCAGCGACTATGTGTTcagtaa
- the LOC134324842 gene encoding claspin-like isoform X1 gives MDCLWTWCPIRRRRSSSPAEPETPDTNEAKEKKKGKRKWKNIFSRKRKPKDAGKLLEEALEDKVLQQPEGDEGLELHSSLEDISPGVLEIHADTEAGALKHTSLDETRDDAERPLPVRKLEAEAKGKRKWKNIFSRKRKPKDAGKLLEEALEDKVLQQPLGDEGLELHSSLKDISPGVLEIHADTEAGALKHTSLDETRDDAKKLLPVRELEAVALKYTSLDETRDDAEKLLPVEELEPEAKALKNTSLDETRDDAEKLLPVRELEAEALKYTSLDETRDNVEKLLPVEKLESEAEALKNTSLDETRDDAEKLLPVEELESEAEALKYTSLDETRDDAEKLLSVGELEGEAEALKDLMKTILVESEETKLQNGRDSEADQDDQNEPEETSEELKNRAHDDGENLVGKGDDGGITGEDGRKKKTRRGTRGHGRKINHKKNDNEGSKIINAMNVEDEAEAEVAEIKNVHPDENGDLLNPDQPLVEEFMMKVLANTAETKALEKVVDAQASAHTLNRQVEKKLKRMEKITELLLEAGIEKGAEAEAQMKADEKLKTGCSEASEMTDLVPSVKKNKMRKDDAKNAVKQQKKTRCGTQGRGNQLQKRRQQQQQRSRSECCSEASRRPQRLCVQ, from the exons ATGGATTGTCTGTGGACCTGGTGTCCGATACGCCGCCGGCGCTCTTCCAGCCCCGCCGAGCCAGAGACGCCCGATACAAACGaggctaaagaaaagaaaaaaggaaagagaaAGTGGAAGAACATCTTCAGCAGGAAGCGTAAGCCGAAAGATGCAGGAAAGCTGCTGGAAGAGGCTCTGGAAGACAAAGTTCTCCAGCAGCCAGAAGGTGATGAGGGTCTGGAGCTACACTCCAGCTTGGAGGACATTTCACCTGGTGTACTGGAGATCCACGCTGACACCGAGGCTGGAGCTCTGAAACACACCAGCCTGGATGAGACCAGGGACGATGCTGAGAGACCCCTGCCTGTCAGAAAGCTCGAAGCTGAAGCTAAAGGAAAGAGAAAGTGGAAGAACATCTTCAGCAGGAAGCGTAAGCCGAAAGATGCAGGAAAGCTGCTGGAAGAGGCTCTGGAAGACAAAGTTCTCCAGCAGCCATTAGGTGATGAGGGTCTGGAGCTACACTCCAGCTTGAAGGACATTTCACCTGGTGTACTGGAGATCCACGCTGATACCGAGGCTGGAGCTCTGAAACACACCAGCCTGGATGAGACCAGGGACGATGCTAAGAAGCTCCTGCCTGTCAGAGAGCTTGAAGCTGTAGCCCTGAAATACACCAGCCTGGATGAGACCAGGGATGATGCTGAGAAGCTCCTGCCTGTGGAGGAGCTTGAACCTGAGGCTAAAGCCCTGAAAAACACCAGCCTGGATGAGACCAGGGACGATGCTGAAAAGCTCCTGCCTGTCAGAGAGCTTGAAGCTGAAGCCCTGAAATACACCAGCCTGGATGAGACCAGGGACAATGTTGAGAAGCTCCTGCCTGTGGAGAAGCTTGAATCTGAGGCTGAAGCCCTGAAAAACACCAGCCTGGATGAGACCAGGGACGATGCTGAGAAGCTCCTGCCTGTGGAGGAGCTTGAGTCTGAGGCTGAAGCCCTAAAATACACCAGCCTGGATGAGACCAGGGACGATGCTGAGAAGCTCCTGTCTGTGGGAGAGCTCGAAGGTGAGGCTGAAGCCCTGAAGGACCTGATGAAGACCATCCTGGTAGAGTCTGAGGAGACCAAACTTCAGAACGGAAGAGACTCTGAAGCTGACCAGGATGACCAGAATGAGCCTGAGGAAACCTCCGAGGAGCTAAAGAACCGAGCTCACG ATGATGGAGAGAATTTAGTCGGCAAAGGTGATGATGGTGGCATCACTGGAGAAGACGGCCGGAAAAAGAAAACCAGGAGAGGAACCCGGGGACACGGCCGGAAAATAAACCACAAAAAAAACGATAATGAag GATCTAAGATAATAAACGCGATGAACGTTGAAGATGAAGCAGAAGCTGAGGTCGCTGAGATCAAGAACGTCCACCCTGATGAGAATGGCGACCTGCTGAATCCTGACCAACCTCTGG TTGAAGAATTCATGATGAAAGTGTTGGCTAACACGGCTGAGACCAAAGCCCTTGAGAAGGTGGTGGATGCTCAAGCCAGTGCTCACACTTTAAACCGGCAGGTGGAGAAGAAACTAAAGAGGATGGAGAAGATAACGGAGCTGCTTCTGG AAGCAGGAATCGAGAAAGGAGCTGAAGCTGAAGCTCAGATGAAAGCCGACGAGAAGCTGAAGACCGGATGCTCAGAGGCTTCAGAAATGACCGACCTCGTACCTTCAG tcAAAAAGAACAAAATGAGGAAGGATGACGCCAAGAACGCAGTGAAACAGCAGAAGAAGACCAGATGTGGCACTCAAGGCCGTGGAAATCAACTACAAAAAAGAcgccaacaacaacaacaaagaaG CAGAAGCGAGTGCTGCAGTGAAGCTTCACGTCGACCTCAGCGACTATGTGTTcagtaa